A genome region from uncultured Tolumonas sp. includes the following:
- a CDS encoding methyl-accepting chemotaxis protein yields MKIAHKLYFLIAVGFFGCLLIGGASLIKMAKMNENIIYITDNSIPSIRNLNQIEIHFLTLRTYVISHITYSEDARAMRSAEDKLREFEKLIDEEKAVIQTKMTEYETKYVTDSEDLALFQKIKTAMSKYQETAKNVIDISATYEAKQARSELANLQEVGKVVTTALQESIEHNNQIAAGDKKKGEENYTSARWTVMFASAGVLACLLALGLLSVSQIRRGVSGAQQTIARIEQSLDFTLRADDKGNDEISLMLRSFNHLISGMQHNLKVLLQGVHEVNTTAEELLQSAHQVTESSQTQSASSAQMAASVEEMTVSINQVAEQAADASICTADAGKKAQNGQRVIDQTVNNIHAIENAVDNAAGDIAMLEEKSREIASVINVIRDVAEQTNLLALNAAIEAARAGEQGRGFAVVADEVRSLAARTATSTVEIGKIISAIQSVSNAAVARMKEAVNKVEAGVAGAGEARSTMTEICGVTSRSLELVAHISDAIREQGLATDSIAQQVESVAGMAEENSESAKSSDQLANRLEKVAASMEKIVSAYRL; encoded by the coding sequence ATGAAAATAGCGCACAAACTGTACTTTCTCATTGCAGTCGGTTTTTTTGGCTGTCTGCTGATAGGCGGTGCATCGCTTATCAAAATGGCCAAGATGAATGAAAACATCATCTATATCACCGACAACAGTATTCCTAGCATCCGTAATTTGAATCAGATTGAAATTCATTTCCTCACATTACGCACCTATGTCATCAGCCACATCACTTATAGTGAAGATGCTCGTGCAATGCGCAGTGCAGAGGATAAATTACGGGAATTTGAAAAACTGATCGATGAGGAAAAAGCCGTCATACAGACCAAAATGACAGAATATGAAACCAAATATGTCACTGATTCAGAAGATCTCGCGCTATTTCAGAAAATAAAAACGGCGATGAGCAAATATCAGGAAACAGCTAAAAACGTGATCGATATTTCTGCTACGTATGAGGCTAAACAAGCGCGTAGCGAGTTAGCCAATCTGCAAGAGGTCGGTAAAGTAGTGACAACCGCACTGCAGGAAAGTATCGAACACAACAATCAAATTGCGGCTGGAGATAAGAAAAAAGGCGAAGAAAATTATACCAGTGCTCGCTGGACAGTCATGTTCGCTTCAGCAGGGGTATTAGCCTGTTTGCTTGCACTTGGTTTGTTGAGTGTAAGTCAGATCCGCCGTGGAGTGAGTGGTGCGCAACAGACTATTGCGCGCATAGAACAGTCTCTCGACTTTACTCTGCGCGCAGATGATAAAGGTAACGATGAAATCAGCCTGATGTTGCGTTCTTTTAATCACTTGATTTCTGGCATGCAACATAACCTGAAAGTACTATTACAGGGAGTACATGAGGTCAATACCACGGCAGAAGAGCTACTACAATCAGCCCATCAGGTTACTGAAAGTTCCCAAACACAAAGCGCCTCTTCCGCACAAATGGCCGCATCTGTTGAAGAAATGACGGTCAGTATTAATCAGGTCGCCGAGCAAGCAGCCGACGCCAGCATTTGTACTGCTGATGCCGGTAAAAAAGCTCAAAACGGACAACGTGTTATCGATCAAACCGTGAATAATATTCATGCCATTGAAAATGCGGTTGATAACGCTGCTGGTGATATCGCCATGCTGGAAGAAAAAAGCCGCGAAATTGCATCTGTTATTAATGTTATTCGTGATGTTGCAGAACAAACTAATTTATTAGCACTCAATGCCGCCATTGAAGCTGCACGAGCCGGTGAGCAAGGTCGAGGCTTTGCAGTAGTTGCCGATGAAGTTCGTAGTTTGGCGGCCAGAACCGCAACTTCCACAGTAGAAATTGGAAAAATTATTTCTGCAATTCAAAGTGTATCTAATGCAGCTGTCGCTCGAATGAAAGAGGCGGTGAACAAAGTAGAAGCCGGTGTCGCTGGTGCTGGTGAAGCCCGAAGCACCATGACGGAGATTTGTGGCGTTACTAGCCGCAGTTTAGAGCTAGTCGCCCATATTTCTGATGCCATAAGAGAACAAGGACTGGCAACCGATTCGATTGCCCAACAAGTAGAAAGTGTTGCCGGCATGGCGGAAGAAAATAGCGAGTCGGCAAAAAGCTCAGATCAACTGGCTAATCGACTGGAAAAAGTCGCGGCCAGCATGGAAAAAATTGTTTCTGCTTACCGGCTCTAG
- a CDS encoding HD domain-containing phosphohydrolase, with amino-acid sequence MSQTTPVSVDQLKVGHYVVLPFGWRNHPFLFSSFRIKDEEQLQILRDLGVRAIPVDLTKSVVIEEEPAPTEAEELLVEPEITIANQHKAKQQAARRSIRQAERSYTNALSPLRESLTRLNLKPDEGLATVAELVRNAAVSLAEQEGSVGFHLVRSIRNSDPLLLHSLNVAFIAMLIAREAGWDPLAIKDAGLAGLVHDIGELRIPTQVTRKRTELTKAEVNFLKLHVQYGFEQLTQLKAYTPEVRQATLQHHECLDGSGYPSGLKDGEIAPLSRLIAVVDYYEEQLHPRNGLGTAHPNQVIASLYKKANKQFDSQFTQLLIKVLGVYPPGSVVTLSDGTLALVMSSEPSAPLKPMVLPYEKGRVQEGVDLIALQNDERTISGIVAHEELTPQQQEFFGITRHACYYFSLPHE; translated from the coding sequence ATGAGTCAGACAACACCCGTTTCAGTCGATCAACTTAAAGTCGGTCATTACGTTGTTCTGCCTTTCGGGTGGAGAAATCATCCGTTTTTGTTCAGTTCGTTTCGCATCAAAGATGAAGAACAACTGCAGATATTACGCGATCTGGGTGTCAGAGCGATTCCAGTCGATTTAACCAAAAGCGTGGTGATTGAAGAAGAACCTGCACCAACTGAAGCAGAAGAGCTGCTCGTCGAACCCGAAATAACTATTGCTAATCAACACAAAGCGAAACAACAAGCTGCACGCCGCTCGATCCGGCAAGCAGAGCGCAGTTATACCAATGCATTATCCCCGTTGCGCGAATCACTCACCCGACTGAATTTAAAACCGGATGAAGGATTAGCCACCGTGGCGGAATTAGTGCGTAATGCTGCCGTCAGTCTTGCGGAACAAGAGGGGTCAGTGGGTTTCCATCTAGTGCGCTCGATTCGTAACAGCGATCCACTGCTACTGCATAGCCTCAACGTAGCATTTATTGCCATGCTCATCGCCAGAGAGGCGGGGTGGGATCCTCTAGCCATTAAAGATGCCGGCTTAGCCGGGCTAGTTCACGATATTGGTGAATTACGTATTCCTACGCAAGTGACGCGTAAACGCACGGAGTTAACGAAAGCCGAAGTCAATTTTCTAAAACTGCACGTGCAATATGGGTTTGAGCAGCTGACGCAGTTAAAAGCGTATACACCGGAAGTTCGGCAAGCCACGTTACAGCATCATGAATGTCTCGATGGCTCAGGTTATCCATCAGGTTTAAAAGATGGTGAAATTGCCCCATTAAGCCGACTGATCGCCGTAGTGGATTATTACGAAGAGCAATTGCATCCGCGTAATGGATTAGGCACCGCCCACCCGAATCAGGTGATCGCCAGTTTATATAAAAAAGCCAATAAACAATTTGATAGCCAGTTTACGCAGTTGTTAATCAAAGTATTAGGCGTATATCCACCAGGAAGCGTTGTCACTTTAAGTGATGGCACATTGGCATTGGTCATGTCGAGTGAACCATCAGCACCGTTAAAGCCAATGGTATTACCTTATGAAAAAGGCCGGGTGCAAGAAGGGGTTGATCTGATTGCCTTACAAAATGATGAACGCACCATCAGTGGCATCGTGGCACATGAAGAGCTAACGCCACAACAGCAGGAATTCTTCGGCATCACCAGACATGCCTGTTACTATTTCTCACTGCCGCACGAATAA
- a CDS encoding formate C-acetyltransferase/glycerol dehydratase family glycyl radical enzyme, which produces MTELDLTTLSARIRDHKRRLVEIVKPPVCTERARHYTESYQANIDKPIVVRRALALAHHLQQRTIWIDNDELIVGNQASCLRAAPIFPEYTVGWVEKEIDELGDRPGAGFSVTAEDKAAIHQLAPFWRGQTVQDRCYGLFTEEQKAILASGIIKAEGNMTSGDAHLAVDYPQLLELGIHGLQAKVAERRQRLDLADWGDLHREQFLKSVDITLLALSEHIQRYAALARQMASQENRIERRDELLAIAENCDVIAQQPPRTFWQALQLCYFIQLVLQIESNGHSVSFGRMDQYLYPWYRRDVELEQTLPREQAIELLHCCWLKLLEVNKIRSGTHSKASAGSPLYQNVTIGGQRWHQGAAVDAVNPLSYTILESCGRLRSTQPNLSVRYHAGMSDDFLEACMAVIRCGFGMPAFNNDEIVIPEFIKLGVEVEDAYNYSAIGCIETAVPGKWGYRCTGMSFVNFARVMLAALEQGTDATTGKTFLPQPQGLSLGNFHNFEEVLAAWDRQIRYYTRKTVEIDCVVDTVLEENAHDILCSALVDDCIERGKTAKQGGAKYDWVSGLQVGIANLGNSLAVVRDQVFSGKLSQQELAAALGNDFAGEEGEALRLMLANRIAKYGNDDDSVDELLVRAYQTFIDEISQFHNTRYGRGPIGGGYYAGTSSISANVPFGAGTMATPDGRKAHAPLAEGASPSSGTDSHGPTAVFNSLGKLPTAAILGGVLLNQKLNPTSLEQPRDRQKLKVLLRTFFEVHKGWHVQYNIVSRETLLAAKEHPDQYRDLVVRVAGYSAFFTALSPDTQDDIIARTEHTLAKA; this is translated from the coding sequence ATGACGGAACTTGACCTGACCACGTTATCTGCGCGTATTCGTGATCATAAACGGCGTTTGGTAGAGATAGTCAAACCGCCGGTTTGTACTGAGCGTGCGCGTCATTACACGGAAAGCTATCAGGCGAACATAGATAAACCGATCGTCGTGCGTCGTGCGCTGGCGCTGGCGCATCATCTGCAGCAACGCACAATTTGGATCGACAATGATGAATTGATTGTTGGTAATCAGGCATCTTGTTTACGCGCGGCACCGATTTTTCCTGAATATACCGTTGGCTGGGTAGAAAAAGAGATCGATGAATTAGGCGATCGCCCTGGCGCTGGTTTTAGTGTCACAGCCGAAGATAAAGCCGCTATCCATCAATTAGCACCGTTCTGGCGTGGGCAAACGGTACAAGATCGTTGTTATGGTCTGTTTACTGAAGAACAGAAAGCTATTCTGGCCAGCGGCATTATCAAAGCCGAAGGCAATATGACCTCGGGTGATGCACATCTGGCCGTAGATTATCCGCAACTGCTTGAGCTGGGGATTCATGGCTTACAGGCCAAAGTCGCGGAGCGGCGGCAACGGCTCGATTTAGCTGATTGGGGTGATCTGCATCGAGAACAGTTTCTGAAATCGGTGGATATAACCTTGCTGGCGTTGTCAGAGCATATTCAACGTTATGCCGCACTGGCACGTCAAATGGCCAGTCAGGAAAACCGGATTGAGCGCCGAGATGAATTGTTAGCGATTGCGGAAAACTGCGATGTGATCGCCCAACAGCCACCACGTACCTTCTGGCAAGCGTTACAACTGTGCTATTTCATTCAATTGGTATTGCAGATCGAGTCTAACGGGCATTCAGTATCGTTTGGCCGCATGGATCAATATCTCTACCCTTGGTATCGCCGTGATGTGGAGTTAGAACAAACCTTACCGCGTGAACAGGCGATTGAGCTGTTGCATTGCTGTTGGTTGAAACTGCTGGAGGTGAATAAAATCCGTTCCGGCACGCATTCCAAAGCGTCAGCCGGCAGCCCGTTGTATCAGAATGTCACGATTGGCGGTCAGCGTTGGCATCAGGGGGCGGCGGTTGATGCTGTGAACCCTCTCTCTTATACCATTCTCGAATCATGCGGTCGCTTGCGCTCTACACAGCCCAATTTGAGCGTACGTTACCATGCGGGTATGAGCGATGATTTTCTTGAAGCCTGTATGGCGGTGATCCGTTGTGGTTTTGGCATGCCGGCTTTCAATAATGATGAAATCGTTATTCCTGAATTTATTAAGCTCGGTGTGGAAGTGGAAGACGCTTATAACTACTCCGCTATCGGTTGTATTGAAACGGCAGTACCGGGGAAATGGGGCTATCGTTGTACTGGCATGAGTTTTGTCAATTTTGCCCGCGTCATGCTGGCGGCGTTGGAACAAGGCACAGATGCCACAACCGGAAAAACCTTCCTGCCACAGCCGCAAGGGCTCAGTTTAGGCAACTTCCATAATTTTGAAGAAGTATTAGCCGCGTGGGATCGTCAGATCCGTTATTACACGCGTAAAACCGTTGAGATAGATTGTGTTGTCGATACCGTGTTGGAAGAAAACGCGCACGATATTCTGTGTTCCGCGTTGGTCGATGATTGTATTGAACGTGGTAAAACGGCAAAACAGGGCGGGGCGAAATACGACTGGGTATCCGGTTTGCAGGTTGGTATTGCGAATCTGGGCAATAGTTTAGCGGTGGTACGTGATCAGGTATTCAGCGGTAAATTGTCACAGCAGGAACTAGCAGCTGCATTGGGGAACGATTTTGCCGGCGAAGAGGGTGAAGCATTACGTTTGATGCTGGCTAATCGCATCGCGAAATACGGTAATGATGATGACTCGGTGGATGAGCTGCTGGTGCGGGCTTATCAGACATTTATTGATGAGATCAGCCAATTTCATAATACCCGTTATGGTCGTGGCCCGATTGGTGGCGGCTATTACGCCGGTACTTCATCTATTTCTGCCAACGTGCCGTTTGGTGCTGGAACCATGGCAACCCCGGATGGTCGCAAAGCACATGCACCATTAGCGGAAGGGGCCAGCCCATCATCCGGCACCGACAGCCACGGCCCGACAGCGGTATTTAATTCGCTGGGTAAATTACCAACTGCCGCCATTTTGGGGGGCGTACTGCTGAATCAAAAACTCAATCCAACGAGTTTAGAACAACCACGTGATCGTCAGAAACTGAAGGTGTTACTGCGAACCTTCTTTGAGGTACACAAAGGCTGGCATGTGCAATACAACATTGTTTCCCGCGAAACCTTGTTAGCAGCCAAAGAACATCCGGATCAATATCGGGATCTGGTGGTGCGGGTTGCGGGTTATTCGGCGTTTTTCACGGCTCTATCGCCAGATACTCAAGACGATATTATTGCGCGAACTGAACATACCTTAGCGAAAGCCTGA
- a CDS encoding glycyl-radical enzyme activating protein — protein MICNLQRYATHDGPGIRTVVFMKGCSLSCRWCQNPESRSRSLDLLYDERLCTQGCQRCTQHSSCFKREDNTSAVTILRHGLTENEMRLAADACPSGAISLCGDEMDSEQIMAQVRRDNAFYQRSGGGLTLSGGEPFMQPKLAQQLLHTAHQEGIHTAVESCLHIPWHYIEPSLELVDLWLVDLKHTDADKFLQWTDGQLPLIQHNIEKLGKSGANILFRVPIITDFNDDEITLTAIIQQAAKHYQQFGGSGEIHFLPYHTYGMHKYHLLGLDYECARKPLDRPELLAFAEQQAKACGLTAILRG, from the coding sequence ATGATCTGCAATCTGCAACGTTATGCCACCCATGATGGCCCCGGGATCAGAACGGTAGTGTTCATGAAAGGGTGTTCACTCAGTTGCCGCTGGTGCCAAAATCCGGAAAGTCGGTCGCGCAGTTTAGATCTGTTATATGACGAACGTCTGTGTACACAGGGGTGTCAGCGTTGCACGCAACATAGTTCCTGTTTTAAACGCGAGGATAACACTTCAGCAGTCACTATTTTGCGACACGGACTCACAGAAAATGAGATGCGACTGGCTGCAGATGCTTGCCCGAGTGGTGCCATTTCACTTTGTGGCGATGAGATGGATTCCGAGCAAATCATGGCGCAAGTGCGCCGTGATAACGCGTTTTATCAGCGTAGTGGCGGTGGCCTGACGTTGTCCGGAGGTGAACCGTTTATGCAACCAAAATTAGCTCAACAGCTGCTGCACACCGCTCATCAGGAAGGTATTCATACGGCCGTCGAGAGCTGTTTGCATATACCTTGGCATTACATTGAACCATCGCTGGAATTGGTTGATTTGTGGCTGGTTGATCTGAAACACACTGATGCGGATAAATTCCTGCAATGGACGGATGGTCAGCTACCTTTAATTCAACACAATATTGAAAAACTAGGCAAAAGCGGCGCCAACATTCTGTTTCGTGTTCCCATCATTACTGATTTCAACGATGACGAAATAACGCTGACGGCCATCATTCAGCAAGCGGCGAAGCACTATCAACAATTTGGTGGTAGTGGCGAAATCCATTTCCTGCCGTATCACACCTACGGCATGCACAAATACCATTTACTCGGGCTGGATTATGAATGTGCCCGAAAACCACTTGATCGACCCGAGTTACTGGCCTTTGCCGAGCAGCAAGCCAAAGCCTGTGGTCTGACTGCTATTCTGAGGGGGTAA
- the fsa gene encoding fructose-6-phosphate aldolase — MEFYLDSADLNAIERLARYMPIQGVTTNPSIVAKGRKPLATILPALRNIIGAENVLFAQVLADNAEEMVKEAEQLQTLDSRLVVKIPVTPEGLLAIKLLKARNIPTLGTAVYSPMQGLLAALAGASYVAPYVNRIDAQGGSGIKCVQELQQLLTLHAPHCQVLAASFKTPRQVLDCLLAGCTSVTLPIDVAEQLLRSPAVDAALVQFNQEWQDAFGA, encoded by the coding sequence ATGGAGTTTTATCTTGATAGTGCCGACCTGAATGCCATTGAACGATTAGCGCGCTATATGCCCATTCAAGGCGTCACCACTAACCCCAGTATTGTGGCTAAAGGACGTAAACCGTTAGCCACAATACTGCCCGCATTACGTAACATTATTGGTGCAGAAAATGTGTTGTTTGCGCAGGTTCTGGCTGATAACGCCGAAGAGATGGTAAAAGAAGCGGAACAGTTGCAGACGCTGGATTCACGGCTGGTGGTCAAGATCCCTGTAACCCCGGAAGGTCTGTTAGCTATCAAATTACTGAAAGCACGTAACATCCCAACGTTGGGCACCGCGGTTTATTCCCCGATGCAGGGTTTACTGGCAGCCTTAGCCGGTGCCAGTTATGTCGCGCCTTACGTGAACCGGATTGATGCGCAAGGTGGCAGTGGCATTAAGTGTGTCCAAGAACTACAACAACTGCTCACATTGCATGCCCCGCACTGTCAGGTTTTAGCTGCTAGCTTTAAAACGCCACGCCAAGTGTTGGATTGTTTACTGGCAGGCTGTACCAGCGTGACATTACCGATTGATGTCGCAGAACAGTTGTTACGTAGCCCAGCAGTTGATGCAGCGCTTGTGCAGTTTAATCAGGAATGGCAAGACGCATTCGGTGCATAA
- the serS gene encoding serine--tRNA ligase, whose protein sequence is MLDPKFLRGDIEVAAERLALRGYKLDVAMITALEEQRKELQTRTQELQAERNARSKAIGEAKRRGEDVAPLMAEVGTLGDDLEKCKKQQDEILEKMRQISLLVPNLPADSVPVGKDESENVEVRRWGTPRQFDFEVKDHVAVGEATGGLDFAVATKISGSRFVVLKGQIARMHRALAQFMLDLHTQQHGYTECYVPYLVNADSLLGTGQLPKFAEDLFHTAINGEGDEEGKVRKFSLIPTAEVPLTNIARDEIYDEKALPIKMTAHSPCFRSEAGSYGRDTRGLIRMHQFDKVEMVQLVHPEKSWDALEEMTGHAEKVLQLLGLPYRVMALCTGDMGFSAAKTYDLEVWLPAQNTYREISSCSNCTDFQARRMQARVRGADSKPQLLHTLNGSGLAVGRTLVAVLENYQQADGRIEVPEVLRPYMSGLTHIG, encoded by the coding sequence ATGCTTGATCCTAAATTTTTACGTGGTGACATCGAAGTAGCAGCTGAGCGTTTGGCGCTGCGTGGTTATAAACTGGATGTAGCTATGATCACTGCGCTGGAAGAACAGCGTAAAGAGTTGCAGACTCGGACTCAAGAATTGCAGGCAGAACGTAATGCTCGTTCAAAAGCGATCGGTGAAGCGAAGCGTCGCGGTGAAGATGTGGCCCCGTTGATGGCGGAAGTCGGCACATTGGGCGATGATTTAGAAAAGTGCAAAAAACAGCAAGACGAGATCCTAGAGAAAATGCGTCAGATCTCTCTGTTAGTGCCAAATCTGCCGGCTGATTCTGTACCCGTTGGTAAAGATGAAAGTGAAAACGTCGAAGTGCGCCGCTGGGGTACACCTCGTCAGTTTGATTTTGAAGTCAAAGATCACGTTGCGGTTGGCGAAGCAACGGGCGGTCTGGATTTTGCGGTAGCGACAAAAATTTCCGGTTCACGTTTTGTGGTGCTGAAAGGCCAAATCGCCCGTATGCACCGTGCGTTGGCGCAGTTCATGTTAGATCTGCATACTCAACAGCACGGTTATACCGAATGTTATGTGCCTTATCTGGTGAACGCAGACAGTTTGCTGGGCACTGGTCAACTGCCTAAATTTGCCGAAGATCTGTTTCATACCGCGATCAATGGTGAAGGCGATGAAGAAGGTAAAGTGCGCAAATTCTCGTTGATCCCTACTGCAGAAGTGCCATTGACCAACATCGCTCGCGATGAAATCTATGATGAAAAAGCACTGCCAATTAAAATGACTGCGCACAGCCCATGCTTCCGTTCTGAAGCTGGTTCTTATGGTCGTGATACCCGTGGTCTGATCCGTATGCATCAGTTTGATAAAGTTGAAATGGTGCAGTTGGTTCATCCAGAGAAATCATGGGATGCTCTGGAAGAGATGACAGGTCATGCCGAGAAAGTGCTGCAGCTGTTAGGCTTACCTTATCGCGTCATGGCACTGTGTACTGGTGATATGGGGTTCTCAGCGGCAAAAACTTACGATCTGGAAGTTTGGTTGCCAGCGCAGAATACCTATCGTGAGATTTCATCTTGCTCTAACTGTACTGATTTCCAGGCGCGTCGCATGCAAGCGCGTGTGCGTGGTGCGGATAGCAAACCACAACTGCTGCATACACTGAATGGCTCTGGTTTGGCGGTTGGCCGTACTTTAGTGGCGGTGTTGGAAAACTACCAGCAAGCCGATGGTCGTATCGAAGTACCGGAAGTGTTACGCCCTTACATGAGTGGCCTGACACACATCGGTTAA
- a CDS encoding replication-associated recombination protein A has protein sequence MSNLSLDFASDFRPLAARMRPERLDQYIGQSHLLAEGKPLRRAIEAGHCHSMILWGPPGTGKTTLAELMARYCQADVERISAVTSGVKEIRAAIDRAKDNSYRGRRTLLFVDEVHRFNKSQQDAFLPHIEDGTIIFVGATTENPSFELNNALLSRARVYLLKRLTDDDIQQVVEQALTDPRGLAGESLQFEEGVLKALVQLVDGDARKALNYLELLNDMVESYDGVKRVDRHLLAAVSGEKVARFDNQGDVYYDLISAFHKSIRGSDPQAGLYWYARIVAAGGDPLYVARRLLAIASEDIGNADPNAMRVALAAWDCFERVGPAEGERAIAQAVVYLACAPKSNAVYVAWKAALQDAKTQPDYEVPPHLRNAPTKLMASLGYGEEYRYAHNEPGAYAAGECYFPPELEGREYYLPSERGAEKQIAQKLNYLAELDAQTTFQRYPKPR, from the coding sequence ATGAGCAATCTGTCGCTGGATTTTGCTTCTGATTTTCGCCCTCTGGCTGCGCGGATGCGGCCAGAGCGGTTAGACCAGTATATTGGCCAAAGCCATTTACTGGCGGAAGGCAAACCCCTGCGACGAGCGATTGAGGCTGGACATTGTCACTCCATGATTCTATGGGGGCCACCCGGCACAGGTAAAACCACCTTAGCCGAGCTGATGGCGCGTTATTGTCAGGCCGATGTCGAACGTATTTCTGCTGTAACATCAGGCGTTAAAGAGATCCGTGCTGCGATTGATCGCGCGAAAGATAATAGTTACCGCGGTCGTCGTACGCTGCTGTTTGTCGATGAAGTACATCGTTTCAATAAAAGCCAGCAGGATGCCTTTTTACCGCATATTGAAGATGGCACCATCATCTTTGTCGGTGCCACTACCGAAAACCCCTCGTTTGAACTGAACAACGCGTTGTTATCGCGGGCCCGGGTCTATCTGCTGAAACGTCTGACCGATGATGATATTCAGCAAGTGGTCGAGCAGGCGTTAACTGATCCTCGTGGATTAGCGGGTGAGTCATTACAGTTCGAGGAGGGCGTATTAAAAGCGCTCGTGCAACTGGTCGATGGTGATGCGCGTAAAGCGTTGAACTACCTGGAACTGCTCAACGATATGGTTGAAAGCTATGACGGTGTGAAACGAGTTGACCGTCATCTGTTGGCGGCTGTTTCCGGTGAAAAAGTGGCGCGGTTTGATAATCAGGGTGATGTTTATTACGATTTGATCTCTGCTTTTCATAAATCCATTCGCGGTTCCGATCCGCAGGCGGGGCTTTACTGGTATGCACGCATTGTCGCGGCCGGCGGTGATCCTCTGTATGTGGCTCGCCGTTTGTTGGCGATTGCGTCGGAAGATATTGGCAATGCCGACCCGAATGCGATGCGTGTTGCACTCGCCGCGTGGGATTGTTTTGAACGGGTAGGGCCGGCAGAAGGCGAACGCGCTATCGCTCAGGCGGTGGTGTATCTGGCTTGTGCACCGAAAAGTAATGCGGTGTATGTCGCTTGGAAAGCCGCGTTACAAGATGCCAAAACACAACCGGATTATGAAGTGCCACCGCATCTGCGTAATGCTCCGACGAAACTAATGGCCTCGTTGGGGTATGGTGAGGAGTATCGCTACGCTCATAACGAACCGGGTGCTTATGCGGCGGGTGAGTGCTATTTCCCGCCTGAGTTGGAAGGGCGGGAATATTACCTGCCGTCAGAACGTGGAGCTGAAAAACAGATCGCACAGAAACTGAATTATCTGGCAGAGCTGGATGCACAAACCACTTTTCAACGGTATCCCAAACCGCGTTAA
- the lolA gene encoding outer membrane lipoprotein chaperone LolA, producing MTTITKWCAAGLTACIWSLSFNALADDSAALKKKLASIRQFSAHFEQTVTDAQGKPLQNGSGEMVLQRPDHFRWEAKKPDDNLILSDGKAVWLYDPFVEQVTVMSLSKAVVNTPFLLISSTDDKIWKNYLIDQDGSAFTITSKQKDQRIESLRMVFDNQNHITRMEINEAQGQRSEFTLSAFNANPTLKADTFNFKTPEGVTVDDQR from the coding sequence ATGACAACAATTACGAAATGGTGTGCTGCGGGTTTAACCGCATGTATCTGGTCACTGAGTTTTAATGCACTGGCCGATGACAGTGCGGCGTTAAAGAAAAAGCTGGCGAGTATTCGCCAGTTTAGTGCGCATTTTGAACAAACCGTCACCGATGCGCAGGGCAAGCCTTTGCAAAACGGTAGTGGTGAAATGGTGTTACAACGCCCGGATCATTTCCGCTGGGAGGCCAAAAAACCAGATGACAACCTGATCCTGTCTGATGGCAAAGCGGTTTGGTTGTATGACCCGTTTGTTGAACAAGTCACGGTGATGAGTTTAAGCAAAGCAGTGGTGAATACGCCGTTTCTGCTGATCTCCAGTACGGATGACAAAATCTGGAAAAATTACCTGATCGATCAGGATGGTTCGGCCTTTACCATTACCAGTAAGCAAAAAGATCAGCGTATCGAATCATTACGTATGGTGTTTGATAACCAAAACCATATTACCCGGATGGAAATAAACGAAGCACAAGGGCAGCGCAGCGAATTTACACTCTCGGCGTTTAATGCCAACCCAACCCTTAAAGCGGATACCTTCAATTTTAAAACACCGGAAGGTGTTACGGTTGATGACCAACGTTGA